The following proteins are encoded in a genomic region of Actinomadura sp. NAK00032:
- a CDS encoding M1 family metallopeptidase produces MSRTPRALAAVSLGVAASLAVTAAPAGAAAARFTPGAPGAGDPYFPDMGNGGYDVAHYDIGLRYDPATKGIQAVTKIKARATQNLSRFDLDFLGPLKISSLTVDGRKASFKRTGAQELVVTPRKGLRKHRHFTVTVAYSGVPQTINDATLGTSGWVPTPDGAVMLNQPFGAATVFPVNDHPTDKATYTFTLSAPKGLTTLANGNLRGTWSKGGWTTSRWDVRDPMASELSMLAIGRYDVLKGRTGAGVPNLTATDQAMAIKPADAKKFHDQTAEVTDFQASVYGRYPFTSTGGIVVKAGVGYALETQGRPVYDLGRRPGSIPSGSLLAHELGHQWFGDAVSPAKWADIWLNEGFATYSEWLWDEHANGTPVQKSFDGVYATPAEDGLWKGKVADPGRDHIFDGLVYDRGAMAVHVLRTTIGDRDFFRLLKAWPAAHRNGNASTADFVRFAERLSHKNLDGWAKAWLYSEGKPAL; encoded by the coding sequence ATGAGCAGAACTCCACGAGCCCTGGCCGCCGTGTCGCTGGGCGTCGCCGCGAGCCTCGCGGTGACCGCGGCGCCCGCGGGCGCCGCCGCCGCGCGCTTCACCCCGGGCGCGCCCGGCGCCGGCGACCCCTACTTCCCGGACATGGGCAACGGCGGCTACGACGTCGCCCACTACGACATCGGGCTGAGGTACGACCCCGCCACGAAGGGGATCCAGGCCGTCACGAAGATCAAGGCGCGGGCGACGCAGAACCTGTCCCGGTTCGACCTGGACTTCCTCGGCCCGCTGAAGATCTCGTCGCTGACGGTGGACGGGCGCAAGGCGTCCTTCAAGCGGACCGGCGCGCAGGAGCTGGTCGTCACGCCGCGCAAGGGGCTGCGCAAGCACCGGCACTTCACCGTGACGGTCGCGTACTCGGGCGTCCCGCAGACGATCAACGACGCGACGCTGGGCACGTCCGGCTGGGTGCCGACGCCCGACGGCGCGGTGATGCTGAACCAGCCGTTCGGCGCCGCCACCGTCTTCCCGGTGAACGACCACCCGACCGACAAGGCGACGTACACCTTCACCCTGTCGGCGCCCAAGGGCCTCACCACGCTCGCCAACGGCAACCTGCGCGGCACCTGGAGCAAGGGCGGCTGGACGACCAGCCGGTGGGACGTCCGCGACCCGATGGCCAGCGAGCTGTCCATGCTCGCGATCGGCAGGTACGACGTCCTCAAGGGCCGGACGGGCGCGGGCGTCCCGAACCTGACGGCCACCGACCAGGCCATGGCGATCAAGCCGGCGGACGCGAAGAAGTTCCACGACCAGACCGCCGAGGTCACCGACTTCCAGGCGTCGGTCTACGGGCGCTACCCGTTCACCTCGACGGGCGGGATCGTGGTCAAGGCCGGCGTCGGCTACGCCCTGGAGACGCAGGGCCGCCCCGTGTACGACCTGGGGCGCCGGCCCGGCAGCATCCCGAGCGGTAGCCTCCTCGCGCACGAGCTGGGCCACCAGTGGTTCGGCGACGCGGTGTCCCCGGCGAAGTGGGCCGACATCTGGCTCAACGAGGGCTTCGCGACGTACTCCGAGTGGCTGTGGGACGAGCACGCGAACGGCACGCCCGTCCAGAAGAGCTTCGACGGCGTGTACGCGACCCCGGCGGAGGACGGCCTGTGGAAGGGCAAGGTCGCCGACCCGGGCCGCGACCACATCTTCGACGGGCTCGTCTACGACCGCGGGGCGATGGCGGTGCACGTGCTGCGCACGACCATCGGCGACCGCGACTTCTTCCGGCTGCTGAAGGCGTGGCCCGCCGCCCACCGGAACGGCAACGCCTCCACGGCGGACTTCGTCCGCTTCGCCGAGCGCCTCTCCCACAAGAACCTGGACGGCTGGGCCAAGGCGTGGCTCTACTCCGAGGGCAAGCCGGCCCTGTAG
- a CDS encoding helix-turn-helix domain-containing protein has product MRANFEDAYRELAPAAARLLRLLSLPPGDDIGPAAAAALADMPESQARGLLETLAAHGLVAASGDRFRLPGPVLGFARERAEHEETEDGRNAALRRLLDHCLAQPPGAAEPGDLGAALLDRERWSEAAEVLGERLTEAEDEAARARVLAALGDAYLRAHRPVAAINFFGQALDIMRRRGEVGEQAGIFVHIADAARERGDHAAEGAALGRAAVLALEDGAS; this is encoded by the coding sequence GTGCGCGCGAACTTCGAGGACGCCTACCGCGAGCTCGCTCCGGCGGCGGCCCGGCTGCTCAGGCTGCTGAGCCTGCCGCCCGGCGACGACATCGGGCCGGCGGCGGCCGCCGCCCTCGCCGACATGCCGGAGAGCCAGGCGCGCGGGCTGCTGGAGACACTGGCCGCGCACGGGCTCGTCGCCGCGTCCGGTGACCGGTTCCGGCTCCCCGGGCCGGTCCTCGGCTTCGCGCGGGAGCGGGCCGAGCACGAGGAGACCGAGGACGGCCGCAACGCCGCGCTGCGCCGCCTGCTCGACCACTGCCTCGCCCAGCCGCCCGGCGCGGCGGAGCCCGGCGACCTCGGGGCGGCCCTGCTCGACCGCGAACGCTGGTCGGAGGCCGCCGAGGTGCTGGGGGAGCGCCTGACCGAGGCCGAGGACGAGGCCGCACGCGCGCGCGTGCTGGCCGCGCTCGGCGACGCCTACCTGCGCGCGCACCGGCCCGTCGCGGCGATCAACTTCTTCGGCCAGGCCCTGGACATCATGCGGCGGCGGGGCGAGGTCGGCGAGCAGGCCGGCATCTTCGTGCACATCGCCGACGCCGCCCGCGAGCGCGGCGACCACGCGGCCGAGGGCGCCGCGCTGGGCCGCGCCGCCGTGCTGGCCCTGGAGGACGGCGCGTCCTAG
- the mca gene encoding mycothiol conjugate amidase Mca, producing MAVHAHPDDESSKGAATMARYVAEGVEVLVVTCTGGERGDILNPAMDRPEVKADIGKVREAEMARAREILGVEQRWLGFVDSGFPEGDPLPPLPAGCFALEPLETAAEPLVRAVRDFRPHVVLTYDEKGGYPHPDHVKCHEVSVEAFEAAGDPERYPGAGEPWQPLKLYYHMTFSKERILALHTAMEKAGLESPYGDWMKRFEDGDDTRATWEVTTRVECADHFETRDRALLAHATQIDPNGFWFVVPMDVQREAWPTEDYHLARSLVDTEVPEDDLFAGIREKVCL from the coding sequence ATGGCGGTGCACGCCCACCCCGACGACGAGTCCAGCAAGGGCGCGGCCACGATGGCGCGCTACGTCGCCGAGGGCGTCGAGGTGCTGGTCGTCACCTGCACGGGCGGCGAGCGCGGCGACATCCTGAACCCGGCGATGGACCGCCCGGAGGTCAAGGCCGACATCGGCAAGGTCCGCGAGGCGGAGATGGCGCGGGCCCGCGAGATCCTCGGCGTCGAGCAGCGCTGGCTCGGCTTCGTCGACTCCGGCTTCCCGGAGGGCGACCCGCTGCCGCCGCTGCCCGCGGGCTGCTTCGCGCTGGAGCCGCTGGAGACCGCCGCCGAGCCGCTGGTGCGCGCCGTCCGCGACTTCCGCCCGCACGTGGTCCTCACCTACGACGAGAAGGGCGGCTACCCCCACCCCGACCACGTGAAGTGCCACGAGGTGTCGGTGGAAGCGTTCGAGGCCGCCGGCGACCCGGAGCGCTACCCCGGTGCGGGCGAGCCCTGGCAGCCGCTCAAGCTCTACTACCACATGACCTTCAGCAAGGAGCGCATCCTCGCCCTGCACACGGCGATGGAGAAGGCCGGTCTCGAGTCGCCCTACGGCGACTGGATGAAGCGCTTCGAGGACGGCGACGACACCCGCGCCACGTGGGAGGTCACCACGCGCGTCGAGTGCGCCGACCACTTCGAGACCCGCGACCGCGCGCTGCTCGCCCACGCCACCCAGATCGACCCCAACGGGTTCTGGTTCGTCGTCCCGATGGACGTCCAGCGCGAGGCATGGCCGACCGAGGACTACCATTTGGCCAGGTCCCTCGTCGACACCGAGGTGCCGGAGGACGACCTGTTCGCCGGCATCCGGGAGAAGGTGTGTCTGTAA
- a CDS encoding pyridoxamine 5'-phosphate oxidase family protein: protein MAGKRDKIKMTPEEVATYLADNFKVQVATVGKDGEPHLVTMFYTLFEGKIAFTTYKASQKVLNLRRDPTMTCLVEDGVEYNELRGVALYGRGLVIEDPGPRSKVGMVVGSRMAGLPVPQIGEPVDPVIAEGIEQALAKRVLIVMEPDRVVSWDHRKV, encoded by the coding sequence TTGGCCGGCAAGCGCGACAAGATCAAGATGACGCCGGAGGAGGTGGCCACCTACCTCGCGGACAACTTCAAGGTCCAGGTCGCCACCGTGGGCAAGGACGGCGAGCCGCACCTCGTCACCATGTTCTACACGCTGTTCGAGGGCAAGATCGCGTTCACCACCTACAAGGCGTCGCAGAAGGTGCTGAACCTGCGCCGCGACCCCACCATGACGTGCCTGGTCGAGGACGGCGTCGAGTACAACGAGCTGCGCGGCGTCGCGCTCTACGGCCGCGGCCTCGTCATCGAGGACCCCGGGCCGCGCAGCAAGGTCGGCATGGTCGTCGGCTCGCGGATGGCGGGGCTGCCCGTCCCGCAGATCGGCGAGCCCGTCGACCCGGTGATCGCCGAGGGCATCGAGCAGGCGCTGGCCAAGCGCGTCCTGATCGTCATGGAGCCCGACCGCGTCGTCAGCTGGGACCACCGCAAGGTGTAG
- a CDS encoding Lrp/AsnC family transcriptional regulator, which produces MAIDELDARLIEMFTAEPRVGVLEASRRLGVARGTVQARLDRLARDGVVAGFGPEIDPAALGYGVTAFVTLQLRQAGGHDPVAARLAQVPEVIEAHTITGPGDMLCRIVARSNTDLQRVIDVIVDVAGVERASSVISLATQLPYRTLPLVKAAAAQRD; this is translated from the coding sequence GTGGCGATCGACGAGCTGGACGCCCGCCTGATCGAGATGTTCACCGCCGAACCGCGCGTCGGCGTCCTGGAGGCGTCCCGCCGGCTCGGCGTCGCGCGCGGCACCGTCCAGGCGCGGCTGGACCGGCTGGCCCGGGACGGCGTCGTGGCCGGGTTCGGGCCGGAGATCGACCCGGCGGCGCTCGGCTACGGCGTGACCGCGTTCGTCACCCTGCAGCTGCGCCAGGCCGGCGGGCACGACCCGGTGGCCGCCCGGCTCGCGCAGGTCCCCGAGGTGATCGAGGCGCACACCATCACCGGCCCCGGCGACATGCTGTGCCGCATCGTCGCCCGCAGCAACACCGACCTGCAGCGCGTCATCGACGTGATCGTGGACGTGGCGGGCGTGGAGCGCGCCTCCTCGGTCATCTCCCTGGCCACCCAGCTCCCGTACCGGACCCTCCCGCTGGTCAAGGCCGCCGCCGCGCAGCGGGACTAG
- the ilvA gene encoding threonine ammonia-lyase, which produces MTSVSVDDVRAARELLRAVAVPTPLIPSRVLSEQLGGPVLLKCENLQRTGSFKIRGAYVRIARLSEAERAGGVVAASAGNHAQGVALAASMLGCKATVFMPTGAPLPKIAATRGYGAEVLFPGPTVDDCLIAAQKYADECGAVFIHPFDHPDVVAGQGTIGLEIMEQCPAARTIVAPVGGGGLLSGIAAAAKGVLKEAGGREVKLLGAQAKRAAAFPPSLAAGKPVQVEIEPTMADGIAVGRPGDLTYDLFTGLVDAVVTVTEESISQALLLCLERAKQVVEPAGAAGVAAMLEHMYAFEPPVVVLLSGGNIDPLLLSKVLRHGLAGAGRYLVVRCRLKDRPGALGTLLGELAELGVNVLDVMHERVAARLHVEEAEVLMHLETRGADHSEDVIGRLREKGYTLTLS; this is translated from the coding sequence ATGACCTCCGTCAGCGTTGACGACGTCCGCGCCGCCCGCGAGCTGCTGCGCGCGGTGGCCGTCCCCACCCCCCTCATCCCCTCCCGGGTCCTGTCGGAGCAGCTCGGCGGGCCCGTCCTGCTCAAGTGCGAGAACCTGCAGCGCACCGGCTCGTTCAAGATCCGCGGCGCGTACGTGCGGATCGCCCGGCTGAGCGAGGCCGAGCGGGCCGGCGGCGTAGTGGCGGCGAGCGCCGGCAACCACGCGCAGGGCGTCGCGCTCGCCGCGTCCATGCTCGGCTGCAAGGCCACCGTGTTCATGCCGACCGGCGCCCCGCTCCCCAAGATCGCCGCGACCCGGGGCTACGGCGCCGAGGTCCTGTTCCCCGGCCCGACCGTCGACGACTGCCTCATCGCCGCGCAGAAGTACGCCGACGAGTGCGGCGCGGTGTTCATCCACCCCTTCGACCACCCCGACGTCGTCGCCGGGCAGGGCACGATCGGGCTGGAGATCATGGAGCAGTGCCCGGCCGCCCGCACCATCGTGGCGCCGGTGGGCGGCGGTGGCCTGCTGTCCGGCATCGCCGCGGCGGCCAAGGGCGTGCTGAAGGAGGCCGGCGGCCGGGAGGTCAAGCTCCTCGGCGCGCAGGCCAAGCGCGCGGCGGCGTTCCCGCCCTCGCTCGCCGCCGGGAAGCCCGTCCAGGTCGAGATCGAGCCGACCATGGCGGACGGGATCGCGGTCGGCCGGCCCGGCGACCTCACCTACGACCTGTTCACCGGGCTCGTGGACGCCGTCGTCACGGTGACCGAGGAGTCGATCTCGCAGGCGCTGCTGCTCTGCCTCGAACGCGCCAAGCAGGTCGTCGAGCCGGCGGGGGCGGCGGGCGTCGCCGCGATGCTGGAGCACATGTACGCGTTCGAGCCGCCCGTCGTGGTGCTGCTGTCGGGCGGCAACATCGACCCGCTGCTGCTGTCGAAGGTGCTGCGGCACGGCCTCGCCGGCGCCGGCCGGTACCTCGTCGTCCGCTGCCGGCTCAAGGACCGTCCCGGCGCCCTCGGGACGCTGCTCGGCGAGCTCGCCGAGCTGGGCGTCAACGTCCTGGACGTGATGCACGAGCGCGTCGCCGCCCGGCTGCACGTCGAGGAGGCCGAGGTGCTCATGCACCTGGAGACGCGAGGGGCCGACCACTCCGAAGACGTGATCGGCCGCCTGCGCGAGAAGGGCTACACGCTCACCCTGAGCTGA
- the hppD gene encoding 4-hydroxyphenylpyruvate dioxygenase, whose translation MDEFPVKGMDAVVFAVGNAKQAAHYYSTAFGMRRVAYRGPENGSPDEAVHVLESGSARFVFRGPVKAGTQIGRHIAAHGDGIVDLAIEVPDVEHAYRHALAKGATGLEEPHVLADEHGKVTIAAIATYGETRHSLVDRSNYTGPYLPGFAAADPITAPPDKRFFQAVDHCVGNVEHMDEWADYYHRVMGFTDMAEFVGDDIATEYSALMSKVVADGSRKVKFPLNEPAESKRKSQIDEYLEFYGGPGVQHIALATNDILASVDRMRAAGVEFLESPDSYYEDAALRERIGEVRVPIEELQKRRILVDRDEDGYLLQIFTKPVQDRPTVFFELIERHGSLGFGKGNFKALFEAIEREQELRGNL comes from the coding sequence ATGGATGAGTTTCCGGTCAAGGGTATGGACGCCGTCGTCTTCGCCGTCGGCAACGCCAAACAGGCCGCCCACTACTACTCGACCGCGTTCGGGATGCGCCGGGTCGCCTACCGCGGCCCCGAGAACGGCAGCCCCGACGAGGCGGTGCACGTGCTGGAGTCCGGCAGCGCCCGGTTCGTGTTCCGCGGCCCGGTGAAGGCGGGCACGCAGATCGGCCGGCACATCGCCGCGCACGGCGACGGGATCGTCGACCTCGCGATCGAGGTGCCCGACGTCGAGCACGCGTACCGGCACGCGCTCGCCAAGGGCGCCACCGGGCTGGAGGAGCCGCACGTCCTCGCCGACGAGCACGGCAAGGTGACGATCGCGGCGATCGCCACCTACGGCGAGACCCGGCACTCGCTGGTCGACCGCTCCAACTACACCGGCCCCTACCTGCCGGGGTTCGCCGCCGCCGACCCGATCACCGCGCCGCCGGACAAGCGCTTCTTCCAGGCCGTCGACCACTGCGTCGGCAACGTCGAGCACATGGACGAGTGGGCCGACTACTACCACCGCGTCATGGGCTTCACCGACATGGCCGAGTTCGTCGGCGACGACATCGCGACCGAGTACTCGGCGCTGATGTCCAAGGTCGTCGCGGACGGCAGCCGCAAGGTGAAGTTCCCGCTGAACGAGCCGGCGGAGAGCAAGCGCAAGTCGCAGATCGACGAGTACCTGGAGTTCTACGGCGGGCCGGGCGTGCAGCACATCGCGCTGGCCACCAATGACATCCTGGCGTCGGTCGACCGGATGCGCGCGGCCGGCGTGGAGTTCCTGGAGAGCCCGGACTCCTACTACGAGGACGCCGCGCTGCGCGAGCGGATCGGCGAGGTGCGCGTGCCGATCGAGGAGCTGCAGAAGCGCCGCATCCTGGTGGACCGGGACGAGGACGGCTACCTGCTGCAGATCTTCACCAAGCCCGTCCAGGACCGTCCGACCGTCTTCTTCGAGCTGATCGAGCGGCACGGCTCGCTCGGCTTCGGCAAGGGCAACTTCAAGGCCCTGTTCGAGGCGATCGAGCGCGAGCAGGAACTCCGCGGCAACCTGTGA
- the greA gene encoding transcription elongation factor GreA, with protein sequence MTETRADNVTWLTQEAYDRLKNELDQLSGPGRIEIAQKIEAAREEGDLRENGGYHAAKEEQGKIEGRILQLQSILENARVGEAPRTEGVVGPGMTVTVSFEGDDEEVTFLLASREEVGAPIDVYSPKSPLGAAIDGKKVGEKASYNLPNGRSMSVEILDATPYGGA encoded by the coding sequence GTGACCGAGACCCGCGCTGACAACGTCACCTGGCTCACCCAGGAGGCGTACGACCGGCTCAAGAACGAGCTGGACCAACTGTCGGGCCCGGGCCGCATCGAGATCGCTCAGAAGATCGAGGCGGCGCGGGAGGAGGGGGATCTGCGCGAGAACGGCGGCTACCACGCGGCCAAGGAGGAGCAGGGCAAGATCGAGGGCCGCATCCTCCAGCTCCAGAGCATCCTGGAGAACGCGCGCGTCGGCGAGGCCCCGCGCACGGAGGGCGTCGTCGGCCCCGGCATGACCGTCACGGTCTCCTTCGAGGGGGACGACGAGGAGGTCACCTTCCTGCTCGCCTCCCGCGAGGAGGTCGGCGCCCCCATCGACGTCTACTCGCCCAAGTCGCCGCTCGGCGCCGCCATCGACGGCAAGAAGGTCGGCGAGAAGGCTAGCTACAACCTGCCGAACGGGCGCTCCATGAGCGTCGAGATCCTCGACGCGACGCCGTACGGCGGCGCCTAG
- a CDS encoding RDD family protein, translated as MPGGPLPQAPPLPGYGVPGGPQDQLAGRLARLGAGILDSILLGILAMPAALAAIRWDKMQESIDSGEPVTNPMDLYNIPVLLAGYAVVFVVGFAYYTVLHVKWGQTLGKKAFGIRVVKAADRSAITWGQAFARQGFVYAIAIVTLVLNFLTPAAGILGLVGLLDNAWILWDERRQAVHDKVAGTMVMKATPWTPNPYARPPGKI; from the coding sequence GTGCCCGGCGGACCGCTGCCGCAGGCGCCGCCCCTGCCCGGCTACGGCGTCCCCGGCGGCCCCCAGGACCAGCTCGCCGGACGCCTCGCGCGGCTCGGCGCGGGGATCCTGGACAGCATCCTGCTCGGCATCCTCGCCATGCCCGCTGCCCTGGCCGCCATCCGCTGGGACAAGATGCAGGAGTCCATCGACTCCGGCGAGCCGGTCACGAACCCGATGGACCTCTACAACATCCCGGTGCTGCTGGCCGGGTACGCGGTCGTCTTCGTGGTGGGCTTCGCGTACTACACCGTCCTGCACGTGAAGTGGGGCCAGACGCTCGGCAAGAAGGCGTTCGGCATCAGGGTGGTGAAGGCGGCCGACCGCTCCGCGATCACCTGGGGCCAGGCGTTCGCCCGGCAGGGGTTCGTCTACGCCATCGCGATCGTCACGCTGGTGCTCAACTTCCTGACGCCGGCCGCCGGGATCCTCGGCCTGGTCGGGCTGCTCGACAACGCCTGGATCCTGTGGGACGAGCGGCGGCAGGCCGTGCACGACAAGGTCGCCGGGACGATGGTCATGAAGGCGACGCCGTGGACGCCGAACCCGTACGCGCGGCCGCCCGGCAAGATTTGA
- a CDS encoding RDD family protein yields MTQPPRDPASGGEPEENRPQGHEEPGRPGPYEGGPYGGLPRYGEQPQEGRPPYGEQQGQGEQQGWGRQQGQGYGQQQGYEQQQGYGQQGYGQQGYGQQGYGQQGQQPYGEQQYGQQPYDQPSYGQQPYGGQAGYGSVPGYGGGGYGAPAELASRWARLGAGILDLIIVGIVAGLVSIPFIDWDRVVDPEPGSSFYNGAQVGTNAVSVVLAFLYFWLMHAKWGQTLGKMLLRIRVVRDDDGQAITNGQALGRSAFYSVLGGICGCIGLIDILWILFDQRKQALHCKVAHTVVVKAEPHTPNPYDFR; encoded by the coding sequence ATGACGCAACCGCCGAGAGACCCCGCGTCCGGGGGAGAGCCGGAAGAGAACCGGCCACAGGGACACGAGGAGCCCGGACGGCCGGGACCGTACGAAGGGGGTCCCTACGGCGGCCTCCCGCGGTACGGGGAGCAGCCCCAGGAAGGGCGGCCACCGTACGGAGAGCAGCAGGGCCAGGGAGAACAGCAGGGCTGGGGCCGGCAGCAGGGGCAGGGCTACGGCCAGCAACAGGGCTACGAGCAACAGCAGGGTTACGGCCAGCAGGGTTACGGCCAGCAGGGTTACGGCCAGCAGGGCTATGGGCAGCAGGGGCAGCAGCCCTACGGCGAGCAGCAGTACGGGCAGCAGCCCTACGACCAGCCGTCCTACGGGCAGCAGCCCTACGGGGGCCAGGCCGGGTACGGGAGCGTGCCGGGGTACGGCGGGGGCGGCTACGGGGCCCCGGCGGAGCTGGCGAGCCGGTGGGCGCGGCTCGGCGCCGGCATCCTCGACCTCATCATCGTGGGGATCGTGGCGGGCCTCGTCTCCATCCCGTTCATCGACTGGGACCGCGTCGTCGACCCCGAGCCCGGCTCGTCCTTCTACAACGGCGCCCAGGTCGGGACGAACGCCGTCAGCGTCGTGCTGGCGTTCCTCTACTTCTGGCTGATGCACGCCAAGTGGGGGCAGACGCTCGGCAAGATGCTGCTGCGGATCCGCGTCGTCCGCGACGACGACGGGCAGGCGATCACCAACGGCCAGGCGCTCGGGCGCTCGGCGTTCTACAGCGTGCTCGGCGGCATCTGCGGCTGCATCGGCCTCATCGACATCCTGTGGATCCTGTTCGACCAACGCAAGCAGGCGCTGCACTGCAAGGTGGCGCACACCGTCGTCGTGAAGGCCGAACCGCACACGCCCAACCCCTACGACTTCCGCTGA
- a CDS encoding M1 family metallopeptidase, whose protein sequence is MHTAGNSPSPRPHGSRAVRGAAGLAALAVAGSLTAACQGPLGGGDDPGGPGGSPKGAATGPAGPTTAGDAYVPGDGNGGYDVKHYGLKLTITPDGPKQLAGTATITATATERLARFNLDLTGLDVASIKVNGAAARHQRGGEELEITPAEPLAKGAEFTAVVEYSGTPEPTNDPVLGTYGWIRTRDGVFVACQPSGAHTWFPSNDHPSDKATFDFEITVPQGLTAIANGEPETPVASTDSGPGAPTAPGVPPTGGPGTGGGGPGIDPVAWHGAAKGAPTAEQTTTSKWRVKKPMATYLATVDVGRFAVRTGKTASGIPVITAVDPTLPGVSVDQFHKLNGDITEEWSKLFGPYPFSSTGGLIDNAEVGFALETQTRPVYGAFGLQPTIVAHELAHQWFGDSVSLTRWQDIWLNEGFATYAEWLWDEKTGGQTVQEHFDEAYNGLGARELWNVPPGNPGRKQMFGRSVYDRGGMALVALRDRVGEDVFYKILRTWTKERAHSSGTTKQFVALANRVSGKKLDAFFDDWLYKKGRPAK, encoded by the coding sequence GTGCATACGGCCGGAAACTCCCCCAGTCCCCGCCCTCACGGGTCGCGGGCCGTCCGCGGTGCCGCGGGACTGGCCGCCCTCGCCGTCGCGGGGTCGCTGACCGCAGCCTGCCAGGGGCCCCTCGGCGGCGGCGACGACCCCGGCGGGCCGGGCGGTTCACCGAAGGGCGCCGCGACCGGCCCCGCGGGCCCGACGACCGCGGGCGACGCCTACGTGCCGGGCGACGGCAACGGCGGCTACGACGTCAAGCACTACGGGCTGAAGCTCACCATCACCCCGGACGGGCCGAAGCAGCTCGCCGGCACCGCGACGATCACCGCGACCGCGACCGAGCGCCTCGCCCGCTTCAACCTCGACCTCACCGGCCTGGACGTCGCGTCCATCAAGGTCAACGGGGCGGCCGCGCGGCACCAGCGCGGCGGCGAGGAGCTGGAGATCACCCCGGCCGAGCCGCTGGCGAAGGGCGCGGAGTTCACCGCGGTCGTCGAGTACTCCGGCACCCCGGAGCCGACGAACGACCCGGTGCTCGGCACCTACGGCTGGATCCGCACCCGCGACGGCGTGTTCGTGGCGTGCCAGCCGAGCGGCGCGCACACCTGGTTCCCGAGCAACGACCACCCGAGCGACAAGGCCACCTTCGACTTCGAGATCACGGTGCCGCAGGGCCTGACGGCGATCGCCAACGGCGAGCCGGAGACGCCGGTCGCGAGCACGGACAGCGGGCCCGGCGCGCCCACGGCGCCCGGCGTGCCGCCGACCGGCGGCCCCGGCACGGGCGGCGGCGGGCCGGGGATCGACCCGGTCGCCTGGCACGGCGCGGCCAAGGGCGCCCCGACGGCCGAGCAGACGACGACGTCGAAGTGGCGCGTGAAGAAGCCGATGGCCACCTACCTCGCGACCGTGGACGTCGGCCGGTTCGCGGTGCGGACGGGCAAGACGGCGAGCGGCATCCCGGTCATCACGGCGGTCGACCCGACGCTGCCCGGCGTCAGCGTCGACCAGTTCCACAAGCTGAACGGCGACATCACCGAGGAGTGGTCGAAGCTCTTCGGCCCCTACCCGTTCTCCTCCACCGGCGGCCTGATCGACAACGCCGAGGTCGGCTTCGCGCTGGAGACGCAGACCCGCCCGGTGTACGGGGCGTTCGGGCTGCAGCCGACGATCGTCGCGCACGAGCTGGCGCACCAGTGGTTCGGCGACAGCGTCAGCCTCACCCGCTGGCAGGACATCTGGTTGAACGAGGGCTTCGCCACCTACGCCGAGTGGCTGTGGGACGAGAAGACCGGCGGCCAGACCGTCCAGGAGCACTTCGACGAGGCGTACAACGGCCTGGGCGCGCGGGAGCTGTGGAACGTCCCGCCCGGCAACCCCGGCCGCAAGCAGATGTTCGGCCGCTCGGTGTACGACCGGGGCGGCATGGCGCTGGTCGCGCTGCGCGACCGGGTCGGCGAGGACGTCTTCTACAAGATCCTGCGGACCTGGACCAAGGAGCGGGCGCACTCCAGCGGGACGACGAAGCAGTTCGTCGCGCTGGCGAACCGGGTGTCGGGCAAGAAGCTCGACGCGTTCTTCGACGACTGGCTCTACAAGAAGGGCCGCCCGGCGAAGTGA
- a CDS encoding DUF4307 domain-containing protein, protein MTTSVSKPAAPAEPRRGRAGMVIAGLLAALMAVGIGVLAMHSGQTPGIVPQTVSYDITDTSVKINYTVAKGKGDAVRCTVDAYDTDFAILAETKVSVPAGKSGISGTRTLTTPRRATGARIHDCVKE, encoded by the coding sequence ATGACGACGAGCGTGTCGAAACCCGCGGCCCCGGCCGAGCCCCGGCGCGGCCGGGCCGGGATGGTGATCGCCGGGCTGCTGGCGGCGCTGATGGCGGTGGGCATCGGGGTTCTGGCGATGCACTCGGGGCAGACTCCGGGGATCGTCCCGCAGACCGTCTCCTACGACATCACCGACACCTCGGTGAAGATCAACTACACGGTGGCCAAGGGGAAGGGCGACGCGGTCCGCTGCACGGTCGACGCCTACGACACCGACTTCGCGATCCTGGCGGAGACGAAGGTCTCCGTCCCGGCCGGGAAGTCCGGCATCTCGGGGACGCGGACGCTGACGACGCCGCGGCGGGCCACCGGTGCCCGGATCCACGACTGCGTCAAGGAATGA